Proteins encoded in a region of the Halanaerobiaceae bacterium ANBcell28 genome:
- a CDS encoding rhomboid family intramembrane serine protease, whose amino-acid sequence MSLIVFLIAQLTDPENIRFLALEYNQFPQRWYSIITYGFVHVEWYHILINISILIFIGSWVEKLLGQNKYLILLLLSILAGGLWVSQFLLLYLAGYLL is encoded by the coding sequence ATGTCGCTTATAGTTTTTTTAATAGCCCAATTAACAGATCCCGAAAATATAAGGTTTTTAGCCCTGGAGTATAATCAGTTTCCTCAAAGATGGTATTCAATTATTACTTATGGATTTGTTCATGTAGAGTGGTACCACATATTAATAAATATAAGTATTTTAATATTTATTGGTTCATGGGTAGAAAAATTATTAGGACAGAATAAATATCTTATATTACTTTTACTCAGCATCTTAGCTGGCGGTCTATGGGTCTCTCAATTCTTGCTATTATATTTGGCTGGTTACCTACTGTAG
- a CDS encoding CPBP family intramembrane glutamic endopeptidase, translating to MKKILKSIVWVLFLTILLLGLPRLAAIIASLFDYQAIDPDGAYAWRSVRHTVQALIFIILILGINKIKPLDYGIGLGNKEEGKKRLFLFIKFFTIYTVGAYITVIVTNSFQGFEYPLTATNITGHLGFQLLLSGTSEELIFRAFAITMLALLIKKRVFKGKVSVVNIIAAVIFSLAHIRFSFTPFEMQYSLFQVIYATILGLFYGDVYEKSNSVIYPMIMHSYTNVLMVGISIILSFIL from the coding sequence ATGAAAAAAATCTTAAAAAGTATTGTCTGGGTTTTATTTTTAACTATCTTGCTCTTGGGGCTTCCTAGATTAGCTGCCATAATTGCTAGTTTGTTTGATTATCAGGCTATTGATCCCGATGGAGCATATGCTTGGAGATCAGTGAGACATACTGTTCAAGCCCTTATTTTTATTATTTTAATTTTGGGTATCAATAAAATAAAACCCCTTGACTATGGAATTGGCCTGGGTAATAAGGAAGAAGGGAAGAAACGTCTCTTTTTATTTATAAAATTTTTTACTATTTATACAGTAGGAGCATATATAACAGTAATTGTTACAAATTCATTTCAAGGATTTGAATATCCATTGACTGCTACTAATATTACTGGTCACTTAGGATTCCAGCTCTTATTATCAGGTACTTCAGAAGAACTTATATTTAGGGCCTTTGCTATTACTATGCTGGCCCTTTTAATTAAAAAAAGAGTTTTTAAAGGTAAAGTGAGTGTTGTTAATATTATAGCAGCAGTAATTTTTAGTTTAGCACACATAAGGTTTTCATTTACTCCCTTTGAAATGCAATATAGTCTATTTCAGGTAATCTATGCTACTATATTAGGTCTATTTTACGGTGATGTATATGAGAAAAGTAATAGTGTAATTTACCCTATGATAATGCACAGTTACACAAATGTTCTAATGGTAGGAATTTCAATTATTTTATCATTCATCTTATAA
- a CDS encoding helix-turn-helix domain-containing protein yields MKDLNEILLNPVRIRIIQYLAVNQKATPGDIVSFMTDVSRTTLYRHLKVLAKNEIITVVEENRVRGSVERTYALNLKTLSEHNTVENATTNAFGFLMKIYADIENYFKDKNADPEADTVFLNNVTLLLSDEEFHQLLEDINILLRKHLDNKADKKRKIRSLSFISCPPIQDMDEDHE; encoded by the coding sequence TTGAAAGATCTAAACGAGATTTTATTAAACCCGGTACGAATTAGGATAATTCAATACCTGGCAGTGAATCAAAAAGCTACACCAGGGGATATAGTTTCCTTTATGACTGATGTTTCCAGAACGACTTTGTATCGACATTTAAAAGTACTTGCAAAAAATGAGATAATAACTGTTGTGGAAGAAAACAGAGTTAGGGGTTCTGTGGAGAGGACTTATGCTCTTAATTTGAAGACTCTATCTGAACATAATACAGTAGAAAATGCTACAACTAATGCTTTTGGCTTTTTGATGAAAATTTACGCGGATATTGAAAATTATTTTAAAGATAAAAATGCAGACCCTGAAGCAGATACAGTATTTTTAAATAATGTGACTTTGCTTTTGAGTGATGAGGAGTTTCATCAATTACTAGAAGATATTAATATATTGTTAAGAAAGCATTTAGATAATAAAGCAGATAAAAAGCGAAAAATTAGGAGTCTATCTTTTATATCCTGTCCACCTATTCAAGATATGGATGAGGACCATGAGTGA
- a CDS encoding alpha/beta hydrolase, whose protein sequence is MTIFFYILGIIVSLFLIGFVVNRKFFRDELKAIEPYGELIDVNGSKMHLHAMGSGEKTIILLPGYGVSLPSADFAPLMRKLSQNYKVVCIEYFGIGFSEEIDTPRTNENYVQEIRTVLNKAGFKPPYILMPHSASGIYSEYYARKYPEEVSAIIMLDTTSSSEISKTPAYLRLLYKILFQ, encoded by the coding sequence ATGACAATATTTTTTTACATATTAGGAATTATAGTAAGTCTCTTTCTTATAGGATTTGTAGTAAATAGAAAATTTTTTAGAGATGAGTTAAAAGCAATAGAACCATATGGTGAGTTGATAGATGTCAATGGTAGTAAAATGCATTTACATGCTATGGGTAGTGGTGAAAAAACTATAATTCTATTACCAGGCTATGGTGTTTCCTTGCCTTCAGCTGACTTTGCTCCCCTGATGCGTAAATTGAGTCAGAATTATAAAGTAGTTTGCATTGAATACTTTGGGATTGGTTTTAGTGAGGAGATAGATACTCCTAGAACAAATGAAAACTATGTACAGGAAATTAGAACTGTACTTAATAAAGCAGGGTTTAAACCACCATATATACTAATGCCTCATTCTGCTTCTGGTATTTATTCGGAATATTATGCTAGGAAATATCCAGAAGAAGTATCTGCAATTATTATGCTTGATACTACTTCCAGTTCTGAAATTAGTAAAACTCCTGCTTACCTTAGATTACTTTATAAGATACTGTTTCAATAG
- a CDS encoding CPBP family intramembrane glutamic endopeptidase, whose product MKKTNLKISLFLGFIAFISGFFVVPYQMEVISEELVEEILESIPFSMNVLTLVSSLQLFVIAFVLSFLGLKLARKTSFSIKILDAIFEKRKVHVDRKSLLTSIISGVVLGLIIIGSDRFYFQNLISMLAENPPEFSVLALLAGIFYGGVVEEILLRLFLMSLIVWICMKIFKFDKDNIFKGVYWMAIILTSVIFAAGHLPVTEMMFGELTSPLLLRAFLLNGIGGLIFGYLYWKKGFEYAVISHAFAHISMQLLFIPMFF is encoded by the coding sequence ATGAAAAAAACAAATTTGAAGATATCATTATTTTTAGGATTTATAGCTTTTATATCAGGATTTTTTGTAGTACCATATCAAATGGAGGTAATATCAGAAGAACTAGTGGAAGAAATACTGGAAAGTATTCCGTTTTCTATGAATGTTTTAACACTTGTTTCTTCACTACAATTATTTGTCATTGCTTTTGTACTGTCTTTTTTAGGCTTAAAATTAGCACGCAAAACTAGTTTTTCAATTAAAATTTTAGATGCAATTTTTGAGAAAAGAAAAGTTCATGTGGACCGCAAATCGCTTTTAACTTCCATTATAAGTGGTGTTGTCTTAGGTTTAATTATTATTGGGAGTGATAGATTTTACTTTCAAAATCTAATTTCTATGCTTGCTGAAAACCCACCGGAATTTTCAGTTTTAGCTTTACTGGCTGGAATATTCTATGGTGGAGTGGTTGAAGAAATATTGCTTAGATTATTTCTTATGTCTTTAATAGTCTGGATTTGTATGAAGATATTTAAGTTTGATAAAGATAATATATTCAAAGGTGTATATTGGATGGCTATTATATTAACCTCAGTTATATTTGCAGCTGGTCACTTGCCTGTTACTGAAATGATGTTTGGTGAGCTAACAAGCCCACTGCTGTTAAGGGCTTTTTTGCTAAATGGAATTGGTGGTCTGATTTTTGGTTATCTTTATTGGAAGAAGGGCTTTGAGTATGCTGTGATATCTCATGCCTTTGCACATATTTCAATGCAGCTACTTTTTATTCCTATGTTTTTTTAA
- a CDS encoding glycoside hydrolase family 2 TIM barrel-domain containing protein, with protein sequence MNKKTLFNDGWEFAKSELGLASADGLEFKAIDIPHDWLIYNTLDLYENSIGWYRKKFNWNKEADEVLLYFDGVYMDSTLYVNGEFVGEWKYGYSSFEHDITDSLQEGENEILLKVVHQSPNSRWYSGAGIYRNVWLKTRGKDHIVTDGIYLSTKKTDNSWQVEIDTELDICNDVELVHSIFYNEQLLTSSKKIVKGKGSNLVDQQVLEINDPELWGPDEPNLYQLTTDLYIIKDLEGDQIREKIESITQNIGFKDVLLDPDRGFMLNGKKIKLNGVCEHHDLGALGAAFNKYALKRRFKILKDMGVNAIRTAHNMPAKELMDLADEMGLLVVSEAFDMWERPKTEYDYARFFNDWAAKDVERWVKRDRNHPSLIMWSIGNEVYDTHAGERGQEITRMLMDFVLKYDPKENGKVTFGSNYMPWENTQKCADIIKIPGYNYAEKYYEKHHAEHPDWVIYGSETASVVQSRGVYHFPYQQSILADDDEQCSALGNSSTSWGADSPEACIVAERDTPFSLGQFLWTGFDYIGEPTPYHTKNSYFGQIDTATFKKDPYYIYQAGWTDYKENPMVYIFPYWDFSKGQIIDVRVCSNAPKVELQLNGESIGTYDIDHENGKADELVAWWKIPYQEGELKALAYDEKGNLIATDIRKSFGDAKKISLKADKEQLIANGQDLIFVEISMEDEDGNIVENANNRVHVQVSGAGRLVGLDNGDSTDYDQYKGLSRRLFSGKLMAIIAATFETGKIQIEVFSQGMESEILEFQAQESNEYLKGISAITSNTKMPIVMGSDEEIPLRKIELISELGQVFNESRKEMTVKAKLYPENTSFQELEWAVVNDAGIESNIATVEANGTQAKIAAMGDGEFRLRCMSKNGTEKVKLISELEFKAEGLGTAYKDPYGFITAGLFDYSKGEISNGNEKGIATGRDEVTVVGFRDIDFGAYGSDTISIPIFALNDEEYTIEIWEGMPEEESSELLDTVIYQKESKWNVYQEETYRLPKRLKGIASLCFVLKEQKVHIKGFSFEKQNPAFEKNLAKNCDHIYGDNFTITEKAVEGIGNNVSLEFEEMDFGNEGASRLVISGNSSIDKNTIHVRFDNEEGQDNQIIEFAESDGYQERVIDLDKVRGKQKVTFVFLPGSNFDFAYFRFER encoded by the coding sequence ATGAATAAGAAAACATTGTTTAATGACGGATGGGAATTTGCTAAAAGTGAATTAGGGCTTGCGTCAGCAGATGGTCTTGAATTTAAAGCTATTGATATCCCTCATGACTGGCTGATATACAATACATTAGATCTTTATGAAAATAGTATTGGCTGGTATAGGAAAAAATTCAATTGGAATAAAGAAGCTGATGAAGTTCTTCTATATTTTGATGGTGTTTATATGGATTCGACTCTTTACGTTAATGGAGAGTTTGTAGGAGAATGGAAATATGGTTATTCTTCCTTTGAACATGATATTACAGATTCACTCCAGGAAGGTGAAAATGAAATCTTGCTAAAAGTAGTACATCAAAGTCCTAATAGTAGATGGTACTCAGGGGCTGGTATTTATCGCAATGTCTGGCTAAAAACAAGGGGCAAGGATCATATAGTAACAGATGGAATATATCTAAGCACTAAGAAAACAGATAATAGCTGGCAAGTGGAAATTGATACTGAATTAGATATCTGCAATGATGTAGAGCTTGTTCATAGTATTTTCTATAATGAGCAATTGCTTACTAGTTCAAAGAAAATTGTTAAAGGTAAGGGGTCTAATTTAGTTGATCAACAGGTACTAGAAATTAATGATCCTGAATTATGGGGTCCGGATGAGCCAAACCTTTATCAGCTTACTACTGATTTGTACATAATTAAAGACCTTGAAGGGGATCAAATAAGGGAAAAAATTGAGTCTATTACACAGAACATTGGCTTTAAAGATGTATTACTTGATCCAGACAGGGGTTTTATGCTAAACGGTAAAAAAATCAAGTTGAACGGGGTTTGTGAACACCATGATTTAGGTGCCTTAGGAGCTGCTTTTAATAAATATGCCCTTAAGAGAAGGTTTAAAATATTGAAAGATATGGGTGTTAACGCTATTAGAACAGCTCATAATATGCCAGCTAAAGAGCTGATGGATTTAGCAGATGAGATGGGATTACTTGTAGTATCTGAAGCCTTTGATATGTGGGAAAGACCTAAAACAGAATATGATTATGCCAGATTCTTTAATGACTGGGCCGCTAAAGATGTGGAAAGATGGGTGAAACGAGATAGAAATCACCCCAGTCTGATAATGTGGAGTATTGGTAATGAGGTATATGATACCCATGCTGGGGAGCGAGGACAGGAAATTACCAGGATGTTAATGGATTTTGTCTTAAAGTATGACCCTAAGGAAAATGGGAAAGTTACCTTTGGATCTAATTACATGCCCTGGGAGAATACTCAAAAATGTGCTGATATCATAAAGATTCCTGGATATAATTATGCAGAGAAATACTATGAAAAGCATCATGCAGAACATCCAGATTGGGTTATTTATGGTAGTGAAACTGCATCAGTTGTTCAAAGTAGAGGTGTTTATCACTTCCCTTATCAACAATCAATACTTGCTGATGATGATGAGCAATGCTCTGCACTGGGAAATAGTAGTACTAGTTGGGGAGCAGATTCACCAGAAGCATGTATTGTAGCTGAGAGGGATACACCTTTTTCACTGGGGCAGTTCCTCTGGACTGGTTTTGACTACATTGGTGAGCCAACACCCTATCATACCAAGAACTCATATTTTGGACAAATAGATACTGCAACTTTCAAAAAAGATCCTTACTATATATATCAAGCCGGATGGACAGATTACAAAGAAAATCCTATGGTTTATATATTCCCTTATTGGGACTTTAGCAAAGGTCAAATAATTGATGTGAGGGTATGTTCAAATGCCCCCAAAGTAGAGCTGCAACTAAATGGTGAAAGCATAGGTACTTATGATATTGATCATGAAAATGGAAAAGCAGATGAACTTGTAGCCTGGTGGAAGATTCCTTATCAAGAAGGTGAGTTAAAGGCATTAGCTTATGATGAAAAAGGAAATCTTATTGCTACTGATATACGCAAATCATTTGGAGATGCTAAAAAGATTTCTTTAAAGGCTGATAAAGAACAGTTGATAGCCAATGGACAGGACTTGATATTTGTAGAAATAAGTATGGAAGATGAAGATGGTAATATTGTAGAGAATGCAAATAATAGAGTCCATGTTCAAGTTTCTGGTGCTGGACGTCTAGTAGGCCTTGATAATGGTGATAGTACTGATTATGACCAGTATAAAGGTCTAAGTAGAAGATTGTTTAGTGGTAAGCTAATGGCTATTATTGCAGCTACTTTTGAGACAGGTAAAATTCAAATAGAAGTCTTTTCTCAAGGGATGGAATCTGAAATATTAGAATTTCAGGCTCAGGAAAGTAATGAGTATTTAAAAGGTATTTCTGCAATAACAAGTAATACAAAAATGCCAATTGTTATGGGAAGTGATGAGGAAATACCTCTGCGTAAAATTGAACTTATTAGTGAATTAGGACAAGTATTTAATGAGTCAAGAAAAGAGATGACAGTAAAAGCTAAATTATATCCAGAAAATACTTCATTTCAAGAATTGGAATGGGCTGTAGTAAATGATGCAGGAATTGAATCTAATATTGCTACGGTGGAAGCCAATGGAACTCAGGCTAAAATAGCTGCCATGGGTGATGGAGAATTTCGCCTTCGTTGTATGAGTAAAAACGGTACAGAGAAAGTAAAACTTATTTCTGAATTAGAGTTTAAGGCAGAAGGACTTGGTACTGCCTATAAGGATCCATATGGATTTATCACAGCAGGTCTTTTTGATTATAGCAAAGGAGAAATTAGTAATGGCAATGAAAAGGGAATAGCAACAGGTAGAGATGAAGTAACTGTAGTGGGATTCCGGGATATAGATTTTGGTGCTTATGGGTCTGATACAATCTCTATTCCTATATTTGCTTTAAACGATGAAGAGTATACTATTGAAATATGGGAAGGGATGCCGGAAGAGGAAAGTAGTGAATTACTGGATACTGTAATCTATCAAAAAGAGTCAAAATGGAATGTCTACCAGGAAGAGACTTATCGTTTACCAAAAAGATTAAAAGGTATTGCCTCGCTTTGTTTTGTTTTAAAAGAACAGAAAGTACACATCAAAGGTTTTTCTTTTGAAAAGCAGAATCCTGCCTTTGAAAAAAACCTTGCTAAAAACTGCGACCATATTTATGGAGACAATTTTACTATTACAGAAAAAGCAGTTGAGGGAATTGGGAATAATGTTTCTCTGGAATTTGAAGAAATGGATTTCGGAAATGAAGGTGCCAGTAGGCTTGTAATTAGTGGTAATTCATCTATAGATAAAAATACTATTCATGTCAGGTTTGACAATGAAGAAGGACAGGATAATCAAATTATTGAGTTTGCTGAATCAGATGGCTATCAAGAAAGGGTAATTGATTTGGATAAGGTGAGAGGGAAGCAAAAAGTTACTTTTGTATTCTTACCTGGTTCGAATTTTGATTTTGCCTACTTCCGTTTTGAGAGATAA
- a CDS encoding cyclic 2,3-diphosphoglycerate synthase → MSKKKNVIIIGAAGRDFHNFNTYYRDNENYNVVAFTAAQIPDIDDRKYPAELAGSLYPEGIPIYAEEKLAELIKELEVDECVFAYSDVNYDYVMGKSAIVNAAGADFKLLGPNYTMIESKKPVISVCAVRTGCGKSQTSRKVIESLMEHGLKVVAVRHPMPYGDLAAQKVQRFASLEDLEKHNCTVEEMEEYEPHITRGNIIYAGVDYEAILRAAEEDPDGCDVVVWDGGNNDFSFYRPDLALTVLDPHRPGHELAYYPGEVNLRMTDVAVINKIDSASTEAIMQVEENIKKANPDALIVKAESKITVDNPELIKGKRVLVVEDGPTLTHGEMKLGAGTVAAERLEAKELVDPRPYTVGKLKETFEIYSDIGTLLPAMGYGKQQLNDLEETIKNTDCDAVIIGTPIDLSRVINIDKPYTRVHYELDEVGSPNLDELIDNFIKEHNL, encoded by the coding sequence ATGAGTAAAAAGAAGAATGTTATCATTATTGGAGCTGCCGGTAGAGATTTTCATAATTTCAATACATATTATCGTGACAATGAGAATTATAATGTAGTAGCTTTTACAGCTGCACAAATTCCTGATATAGACGATAGAAAGTATCCCGCTGAGTTAGCAGGTAGCTTATATCCTGAAGGAATACCGATATATGCTGAAGAGAAACTGGCAGAACTAATCAAAGAATTAGAGGTTGATGAATGTGTTTTTGCTTACAGTGATGTAAATTATGATTATGTCATGGGTAAAAGTGCAATTGTTAATGCAGCAGGGGCTGATTTTAAATTATTGGGACCAAATTATACTATGATTGAAAGCAAAAAACCTGTGATTTCTGTTTGTGCAGTTAGAACTGGATGTGGAAAAAGCCAGACATCTCGTAAGGTGATTGAGTCACTTATGGAGCATGGTTTAAAGGTTGTTGCAGTTAGACATCCAATGCCTTATGGTGATTTAGCAGCACAAAAGGTACAGAGATTTGCTTCTTTAGAGGATTTAGAGAAACATAATTGTACTGTAGAAGAGATGGAAGAATATGAACCACATATTACTCGTGGAAATATTATCTATGCTGGTGTGGACTATGAAGCTATTTTAAGAGCTGCAGAAGAGGATCCAGATGGTTGTGATGTAGTAGTATGGGATGGTGGAAACAATGACTTTTCATTCTACAGACCAGATTTAGCGCTAACAGTATTAGACCCTCATCGTCCAGGACATGAGCTGGCTTATTATCCTGGAGAAGTTAATTTGCGTATGACAGATGTTGCTGTTATTAACAAAATTGATAGTGCCAGTACAGAAGCAATAATGCAGGTTGAAGAAAATATAAAGAAAGCTAATCCTGATGCTCTTATAGTTAAGGCAGAATCTAAAATAACTGTGGACAACCCTGAATTGATAAAAGGTAAAAGAGTACTCGTTGTAGAAGATGGACCTACCTTAACTCATGGTGAAATGAAATTAGGAGCAGGAACAGTTGCTGCTGAACGTCTTGAAGCCAAAGAACTTGTAGATCCACGTCCATATACTGTTGGTAAATTAAAAGAAACTTTTGAAATATACAGTGATATTGGTACATTACTTCCAGCAATGGGCTATGGTAAGCAACAGTTAAATGATCTAGAAGAAACTATTAAGAATACTGATTGTGATGCTGTAATTATCGGTACTCCTATTGATCTAAGCAGAGTTATCAATATAGATAAGCCATATACAAGGGTACATTATGAACTTGATGAAGTGGGTAGTCCGAATCTTGATGAGCTAATAGATAATTTTATTAAAGAGCATAATCTATAG
- a CDS encoding ion transporter, which translates to MALLDESTKAKLYNIVFETDTKSGKKFDLIVIIIILGNTLLTILESVDSIMQSYQMIITFLGWAFLLLFTLEYLLRLLVVNNRYKYLLSFFGIVDLLAILPLFFVFFMPQLRYLVLFRVFRLFRLFSIFKMGRYIEESTYLIKALKASRPKITVFLVTIIFIIIIVGSFMYIVEGPESGFDSIPTSMYWAVVTVSTVGYGDISPNTAVGKMISSLLMIIGYGIIAVPTGIISHELAMTSKKDELRKVCDNCSAEYYSSDDKFCSKCGTMLE; encoded by the coding sequence TTGGCACTGCTAGATGAAAGTACAAAAGCGAAGTTATACAACATTGTCTTTGAGACTGACACAAAGTCAGGCAAAAAATTTGATCTTATTGTAATTATTATTATTTTAGGGAACACTCTTTTAACTATTTTAGAGAGCGTAGATAGTATTATGCAAAGCTATCAAATGATAATTACATTTCTGGGCTGGGCATTTTTACTTCTTTTTACACTTGAATATCTTTTAAGGCTTCTAGTTGTAAATAATAGATATAAATATTTATTAAGTTTCTTTGGTATTGTTGACCTTTTAGCCATTTTGCCATTATTCTTTGTTTTCTTTATGCCTCAATTACGCTATTTAGTTCTTTTTAGGGTCTTTAGGTTGTTTAGATTATTTAGTATCTTTAAAATGGGTCGTTATATAGAAGAATCTACATATTTAATTAAGGCTCTAAAGGCAAGTAGGCCTAAGATTACTGTTTTTCTTGTTACTATTATTTTTATCATTATTATTGTTGGTTCATTTATGTATATCGTTGAAGGTCCAGAAAGTGGCTTTGACAGTATTCCCACTTCTATGTACTGGGCTGTCGTCACAGTATCTACAGTTGGATATGGTGATATTTCTCCTAATACTGCTGTGGGGAAAATGATATCTAGCCTGCTAATGATTATTGGTTATGGAATTATAGCTGTTCCTACAGGGATTATCTCCCATGAATTAGCCATGACCTCTAAAAAAGACGAGTTAAGGAAGGTATGTGACAATTGTTCAGCAGAATATTATTCTTCAGATGATAAGTTTTGTTCAAAGTGTGGTACTATGCTTGAATAA
- the hflX gene encoding GTPase HflX yields the protein MQEKNRTIIVGANINNQPNFKESMEELENLALACELEVVDQLVQNLNNFDTKYYIGSGKVKELDFLIAENEADIVVFDNELSPSQLRNLEEALEIKIMDRTSLILEIFAKRAQTKEAKIQVDLASLQYMLPRLIGTDQSLSQQTGGVGAITRGAGEKKLELDRRTIQRRISKLKKELESISTERDVQRKRRVEENLPNVALVGYTNAGKSSLMNAMLELYQESKEKTVFEKDMLFATLETSVRSITLPDNKSFFLSDTVGFVNNLPHNLIKAFRSTLQEVREADLLLHVVDYSNPNYDQQIETTNKTLEEIGAADIPVIYVYNKADLTDTEIPFVKEDTVYISATKKIGIDVLVELISENVFSEYIECQLLIPYDQGSVTSYFNENAYVKEVEHKYDGTLLTVECSKVDYQRYEEFVCN from the coding sequence ATGCAAGAAAAAAATAGAACCATTATAGTAGGGGCCAATATAAATAATCAGCCCAATTTTAAAGAATCAATGGAAGAATTAGAAAACTTGGCTTTAGCCTGTGAATTGGAAGTTGTTGATCAATTAGTACAAAATTTAAATAACTTCGATACTAAATATTATATAGGCTCTGGAAAAGTTAAAGAACTAGATTTTCTGATAGCTGAGAATGAAGCAGATATTGTAGTTTTTGATAATGAACTTTCCCCATCACAGCTAAGAAATCTTGAAGAGGCTTTAGAAATAAAAATTATGGATAGAACTTCTCTTATTTTGGAGATATTTGCAAAACGTGCTCAAACAAAAGAAGCTAAAATTCAGGTTGATTTAGCTAGTCTTCAGTACATGTTACCAAGACTTATTGGGACAGATCAATCATTGAGCCAGCAAACCGGTGGAGTAGGGGCTATAACCAGAGGTGCAGGAGAGAAGAAACTTGAACTAGACCGAAGGACAATTCAACGGAGGATATCAAAATTAAAAAAAGAATTAGAATCAATTTCTACTGAACGTGATGTTCAACGCAAGAGAAGAGTGGAGGAAAATCTCCCCAATGTGGCCCTGGTAGGCTATACAAATGCGGGTAAGTCTAGTTTGATGAATGCGATGCTTGAACTTTATCAGGAATCAAAGGAGAAAACAGTCTTTGAAAAGGATATGTTGTTTGCCACCCTGGAAACTTCAGTAAGAAGTATTACACTACCTGACAACAAAAGTTTTTTTCTATCTGATACAGTTGGATTTGTGAATAATTTGCCTCATAATTTAATCAAGGCTTTTCGTTCAACTTTACAGGAAGTTAGAGAGGCAGATCTTTTGCTACATGTTGTAGATTATTCAAACCCTAACTATGACCAACAAATAGAGACTACAAATAAGACCTTAGAAGAAATAGGGGCAGCAGATATTCCGGTGATTTACGTTTATAATAAAGCTGATTTGACTGATACGGAGATTCCTTTTGTAAAAGAGGATACAGTATATATTTCTGCTACTAAAAAAATAGGCATAGATGTTTTGGTAGAACTTATTAGCGAAAATGTATTTAGTGAATATATAGAATGTCAACTGCTTATTCCTTATGATCAAGGCAGTGTAACTTCATATTTTAATGAAAATGCCTATGTAAAGGAAGTTGAGCATAAATATGATGGTACTTTATTAACAGTAGAGTGTAGTAAGGTAGATTATCAACGATATGAGGAATTTGTTTGTAATTAA